A section of the bacterium genome encodes:
- a CDS encoding T9SS type A sorting domain-containing protein, with protein YALTYLDSATLSSQYTDSALWVSTKKHYGYEFCPRTGTGTIANGAWGVGTMGIIKNGNWNSTNSNGGPALASIKQAPTNAIMEAGLYNWAISVQPLPNGDNEVRWYLVEQNNKYWFGGTVIDTSGVTTKFNGICFGFNNDLEATQVNLMAVQVDMGEPITVPEAPWEPYYVSNWGFIGGYIGGWKYTPGEFDGDVTISGTAPSASWTAIEGAFDTPVTPKTDKALKITGKLTLEGGGFESAGSLRFGLMDATASGSIINKNPDSTRWSGADPKHNGYLFIPVSGTNAVTDWSGISQKGSYGAVVNDFWHKTSGANNYVLGSVLQNPATAVGGAGTYDFAISVQPLGNGTQEIRVKLIKSDNTYAWAAKTIDFHAPNVTTKFNALDFALKSATATSMKLEEVQIDLGAPIELPDWVVAVEMPRVTAVIPDEFALGQNYPNPFNPTTTMELSLPKNCQVKLVVYDALGKAVAELVNGTLNAGVHKINFNAVNLPSGIYFYKLTAGEFTSTKKLMLLK; from the coding sequence TATGCCCTGACCTATCTCGACAGCGCCACGCTCAGCTCGCAGTATACCGATTCGGCCCTCTGGGTCAGCACCAAAAAGCACTATGGCTATGAGTTCTGCCCGCGCACCGGCACCGGCACCATCGCCAACGGCGCCTGGGGCGTCGGCACCATGGGCATCATCAAAAACGGCAACTGGAACAGCACCAACTCCAACGGCGGTCCGGCCCTGGCTTCGATCAAGCAGGCTCCGACCAACGCCATCATGGAGGCCGGCCTCTATAACTGGGCCATCTCGGTCCAGCCCCTGCCCAACGGCGACAATGAAGTCCGCTGGTACCTGGTCGAGCAGAACAACAAGTACTGGTTCGGCGGCACGGTCATCGACACCTCCGGCGTCACCACCAAGTTCAACGGCATCTGCTTCGGCTTCAATAACGATCTCGAAGCCACGCAGGTCAACCTCATGGCCGTCCAGGTCGATATGGGCGAGCCCATCACCGTCCCCGAAGCGCCCTGGGAACCCTATTACGTCTCCAACTGGGGATTCATCGGTGGATATATAGGCGGCTGGAAATACACCCCCGGCGAGTTTGATGGTGATGTGACCATCTCCGGCACTGCCCCATCGGCTTCCTGGACCGCCATCGAGGGCGCCTTCGATACCCCGGTAACGCCCAAGACCGATAAAGCCCTCAAGATCACCGGTAAGCTCACGCTTGAGGGTGGCGGCTTTGAATCGGCGGGCAGTCTGCGGTTCGGTCTGATGGATGCAACTGCTTCCGGCAGTATTATCAACAAAAATCCCGATTCCACACGCTGGTCCGGTGCTGATCCCAAGCATAACGGCTATCTCTTCATCCCCGTAAGCGGCACCAACGCTGTGACCGACTGGAGTGGGATCAGCCAGAAAGGCAGCTATGGAGCGGTCGTCAACGATTTCTGGCACAAAACCAGCGGGGCCAACAACTACGTCCTCGGCAGCGTCCTGCAGAATCCTGCAACCGCTGTGGGCGGTGCCGGGACCTATGATTTTGCAATCTCAGTCCAGCCGCTGGGCAATGGCACGCAAGAGATCCGCGTCAAGCTGATCAAGAGCGACAATACCTATGCCTGGGCCGCGAAGACGATCGATTTCCACGCCCCCAACGTCACCACCAAGTTCAACGCACTCGATTTCGCGCTCAAGTCTGCCACAGCCACCTCGATGAAGCTCGAAGAGGTTCAGATCGACCTGGGTGCTCCTATCGAACTGCCGGATTGGGTGGTCGCGGTGGAAATGCCGCGGGTCACTGCGGTGATTCCGGACGAGTTTGCACTCGGCCAGAACTACCCGAACCCCTTCAATCCAACGACCACCATGGAACTCTCTCTGCCAAAGAACTGCCAGGTCAAACTGGTGGTTTACGATGCATTGGGCAAGGCGGTTGCAGAATTGGTCAATGGCACGCTCAATGCGGGCGTTCACAAGATCAACTTCAATGCCGTTAACCTCCCCTCCGGCATCTACTTCTACAAGCTGACGGCAGGCGAGTTCACAAGCACCAAGAAGCTGATGCTCCTGAAATGA
- a CDS encoding endo-1,4-beta-xylanase: MNSCVRTHCFSLAVIGLLSGTANFLLAQSDAIQTDVPALKTVYAHDFYIGCLLSYRHVGFTSDPQLPGQSAVIAPNGGNLIRYHMNSMSPGNNMKPMYTVDIAASAAAYQAATAAQKDSIDTHPVIRFNADLLAQLDWAQRQGFTFRGHTLIWHSQTPAELFRSGYTSSGARLSKEKMTERMDHYIGGVLRLIHNSWPGLLSALDVVNEAVTDAGLDRTDSEWYLTFGDNRYILKAFELTRKHTLTLGESQIKLYYNDYNTHLPAKADGIVRICTPIFQSGWLDGIGMQEHDSNTSPTAEQWIASYDKFYPICTEMAITELDVTTGSATPTARMLQTQACQYGQLFKCFVERSYFSGRGKIISVSKDGLNDQYTFKTNQSSSLWDVKNQCKPAFYAVAEVGTWYNALDSLLAVTGLLLASDYTEPTWAAFTAARNTAQTAQSMNYSASLAAADSLKAAFTSLQKAEKGLIWNISAIEWSESGSAEQFALHQNYPNPFNPSTRVDFILPAVAHVQLRIFDLLGREVQRPVDAQLAAGPHSVQISADRLDSGTYFYQLVAGSLVLTRRMTVLR; the protein is encoded by the coding sequence ATGAACTCTTGCGTCCGCACCCACTGCTTCAGCCTGGCGGTTATCGGTTTGCTTTCCGGAACAGCGAATTTTCTGCTTGCCCAATCGGATGCCATCCAGACCGATGTCCCAGCGCTCAAAACGGTCTATGCCCATGATTTTTATATCGGCTGTTTGCTCTCCTACCGCCATGTCGGTTTTACCAGTGATCCTCAGCTCCCGGGGCAATCGGCGGTCATCGCCCCCAATGGCGGCAACCTCATCCGTTATCACATGAACAGCATGTCGCCTGGCAACAACATGAAACCTATGTATACCGTGGATATTGCAGCCAGTGCGGCGGCGTACCAGGCCGCAACGGCGGCTCAAAAAGATTCCATCGATACCCATCCAGTCATCCGTTTCAACGCCGACCTCCTTGCCCAGTTGGATTGGGCGCAACGGCAGGGATTCACCTTTCGCGGCCATACCCTGATATGGCATTCACAGACGCCGGCCGAATTGTTCCGCTCCGGCTACACCAGCAGCGGAGCACGTCTCTCCAAGGAGAAGATGACCGAGCGGATGGACCATTATATCGGCGGCGTTCTTCGTCTGATTCATAACAGCTGGCCGGGTCTGCTCAGCGCACTGGATGTCGTCAATGAGGCGGTAACCGACGCCGGTTTGGACCGAACCGACAGTGAATGGTATCTGACCTTTGGCGATAACCGCTACATTCTGAAAGCCTTTGAGCTGACACGCAAGCACACACTCACACTGGGCGAAAGCCAGATCAAACTCTATTACAACGATTATAATACCCATCTCCCTGCCAAGGCCGATGGGATTGTCCGGATATGCACGCCCATTTTCCAGTCCGGGTGGCTGGATGGCATCGGCATGCAAGAGCATGACAGCAATACCTCCCCGACCGCCGAGCAGTGGATCGCCAGTTATGACAAATTCTATCCGATCTGCACCGAAATGGCCATCACCGAACTGGACGTCACCACCGGCAGCGCTACACCCACAGCGAGGATGCTTCAGACCCAGGCCTGCCAGTACGGACAGCTTTTTAAATGTTTTGTCGAGCGTAGTTATTTCTCCGGCCGCGGCAAGATCATCAGCGTCTCCAAGGACGGCCTCAACGACCAGTACACCTTCAAAACCAACCAGTCCAGCTCGCTCTGGGACGTGAAAAACCAGTGCAAGCCAGCCTTTTACGCGGTCGCAGAGGTGGGTACTTGGTATAATGCACTCGATTCTCTGCTCGCTGTGACCGGGCTGCTACTGGCCAGCGACTATACCGAGCCAACCTGGGCGGCTTTCACGGCAGCGCGCAATACGGCGCAGACAGCCCAGTCCATGAACTACTCGGCCTCTCTTGCCGCGGCGGACAGCCTCAAGGCCGCCTTCACTTCACTGCAGAAGGCTGAAAAGGGATTGATTTGGAACATAAGTGCGATCGAATGGAGCGAAAGCGGATCTGCGGAGCAGTTCGCGCTCCATCAGAACTATCCCAATCCCTTCAATCCTTCGACGCGCGTCGATTTCATCCTTCCCGCGGTCGCGCACGTCCAACTGCGGATATTTGATTTGCTAGGCCGCGAAGTCCAGCGACCGGTAGATGCTCAGCTCGCCGCCGGACCGCACAGCGTTCAGATCAGCGCTGACAGACTGGATTCTGGAACCTATTTTTATCAGCTTGTGGCTGGATCGCTGGTTCTTACCAGACGGATGACTGTGCTCCGCTAG
- a CDS encoding right-handed parallel beta-helix repeat-containing protein → MKRLWHSALILTIWGCFSAAASQPTGGPYGPIRQNYALPATSGRIFFVAPEAPAGQKGTSLTVPMRLEEAIAAARTGDAIILRGGTYRTGGLKTNQGILLQPYADEVPILKGTRIATDWQDLGNGLWTTKWTQLFPARPADWWRRNREGKSTPLWRFNNDMVFVDGRFLQAASWEGEVDDNHYYIDYDNQTVYICANPAKHLIEITAWDCALLRTTAGINGVPSDGKGYTLRGITFTQYAYRALEIEGTEPEGLSPETNHGKMVTGTTLEDCTISFCSRVAGYLRGDHLTLRRCRVSDTSTEGVYIIASNDVLLEKNIFTRNNIEMITGYYPAAVKIFNQCYRVVCRDNLVTELPWSNGIWYDVGNVDGVFVNNWVEGVGHSGGSIRTDQLWPSDNGFFFEISKGAICAGNLFINCDHGLMVLNSRDVQIYNNTFVNSTACIGRNGRSAQGDHFGWHPSTGPDVDQRDGHILVNNLFTSTAGWPRPLLFVWQPADLCARLGKPMLRQMSHNVFVQENPEGATPLVLWSPAGNAQCQDRFFSLDEMKAAWPGFATGSLEFEQWDGPLFRSRELRRFEPDPAFPGSASGIQPPAAILRAMRSPQLKIQYTGAWPAAR, encoded by the coding sequence ATGAAAAGGCTATGGCATTCAGCGTTGATTCTGACCATCTGGGGCTGTTTTTCGGCCGCCGCTTCCCAGCCCACCGGCGGGCCTTATGGGCCGATCCGACAAAACTATGCCCTGCCGGCCACATCTGGCCGGATCTTTTTTGTCGCGCCGGAGGCCCCGGCCGGGCAGAAGGGGACATCCTTGACCGTGCCCATGCGCCTGGAGGAGGCGATCGCTGCCGCCCGCACCGGGGATGCGATCATCCTCCGTGGCGGTACCTACCGCACGGGCGGCCTCAAGACTAATCAGGGGATACTCCTCCAACCCTACGCGGACGAAGTGCCGATCCTCAAGGGCACAAGGATCGCGACCGATTGGCAAGATCTTGGTAATGGCCTCTGGACCACGAAATGGACCCAGCTCTTTCCTGCCAGGCCTGCAGACTGGTGGCGCCGTAACCGTGAAGGTAAATCCACGCCACTCTGGCGGTTCAACAATGATATGGTCTTTGTGGACGGCCGGTTTCTCCAGGCGGCAAGCTGGGAGGGAGAGGTCGACGATAACCACTATTATATCGATTATGACAACCAGACAGTCTATATCTGCGCCAATCCCGCGAAACATCTCATCGAAATCACCGCCTGGGACTGCGCCCTGTTACGGACCACCGCCGGGATCAACGGCGTCCCGTCGGATGGCAAGGGCTACACCCTGCGGGGGATCACCTTCACCCAGTATGCCTATCGCGCCCTCGAAATCGAAGGCACAGAACCGGAGGGCTTGTCACCTGAGACCAACCATGGCAAGATGGTCACCGGCACCACCCTGGAGGATTGCACGATTTCCTTCTGCTCGCGGGTGGCCGGCTATTTACGCGGCGACCATTTGACCCTGCGGCGCTGCCGGGTGAGTGACACCAGCACGGAAGGAGTCTACATCATCGCTTCGAATGATGTTCTCCTTGAAAAGAATATCTTCACCCGTAATAACATCGAAATGATTACCGGCTATTACCCCGCCGCTGTTAAGATCTTCAACCAGTGTTATCGCGTTGTCTGCCGCGACAATCTGGTCACCGAACTCCCCTGGTCGAATGGCATCTGGTATGATGTTGGTAATGTGGATGGCGTGTTTGTCAACAACTGGGTTGAAGGTGTCGGCCATTCCGGCGGTTCAATACGCACCGACCAGCTCTGGCCAAGCGACAACGGCTTCTTTTTCGAGATTTCCAAAGGCGCGATCTGCGCCGGCAACCTTTTTATCAATTGCGACCACGGCCTGATGGTGCTCAATAGTCGCGATGTCCAGATATACAACAACACCTTCGTCAACAGCACGGCCTGCATCGGCCGCAACGGACGCAGCGCCCAGGGTGACCATTTCGGCTGGCACCCCAGCACGGGGCCAGATGTCGACCAGAGAGATGGCCATATCCTCGTCAATAATCTTTTCACCTCGACCGCCGGCTGGCCTCGCCCCCTGCTCTTTGTCTGGCAGCCGGCTGATCTGTGCGCACGTCTGGGCAAGCCGATGCTGAGGCAGATGAGCCACAATGTCTTCGTCCAGGAGAATCCCGAAGGCGCTACCCCGCTGGTCCTGTGGAGTCCGGCCGGCAATGCCCAGTGCCAGGACCGCTTTTTTTCTCTGGATGAGATGAAAGCGGCCTGGCCCGGATTTGCTACCGGCAGCCTCGAGTTCGAGCAGTGGGACGGTCCGCTCTTCAGAAGCCGGGAACTGCGCCGCTTTGAACCGGACCCCGCATTCCCGGGTTCGGCATCCGGAATTCAGCCGCCCGCGGCGATTCTCAGGGCGATGCGGTCGCCGCAACTGAAAATCCAGTATACCGGCGCCTGGCCGGCGGCACGATAG
- the xylA gene encoding xylose isomerase, whose amino-acid sequence MAKTYFPEITQPIPFEGKHSKNPLAFKYYNKEQMVAGKSMAEHLRFSVAYWHTMMADGTDMFGGSSYDRLWRTAADPMDRARETMDAAFEFFTKLGVDYYCFHDRDIAPAGETFAASCRNLKSIVEHAKALQKQTGVKLLWGTANLFGHRIFTAGASTNPDAHVFALAAAQVKNALDATLALGGENYVFWGGREGYESLLNTDLKHEQEQLARFLHMAVDYAKEIGFKGQFLIEPKPCEPTKHQYDTDTATTLAFLRQYGLIDHFKINVEANHATLAGHTFEHELATASIAGKLGSVDANRGDLLLGWDTDQFPTDLYSTTLAMLVILKQNGLGSGGLNFDAHVRRSSIDPVDLFHAHIGGMDAFARGLLIADKIIQDKVLSDFVEARYASWHSGIGARIMLGQVGFAELEKYILEQGMPVMKSGRLEMLENILNDYI is encoded by the coding sequence ATGGCAAAAACGTATTTCCCCGAAATCACCCAGCCTATCCCCTTCGAGGGCAAGCATTCAAAAAATCCCCTGGCATTCAAATACTATAACAAGGAGCAGATGGTCGCGGGCAAGAGCATGGCCGAACATCTGCGTTTCTCCGTGGCCTATTGGCACACCATGATGGCAGATGGCACAGACATGTTTGGCGGATCGAGTTATGATCGGCTCTGGCGCACCGCAGCTGATCCCATGGATCGCGCCAGGGAGACCATGGATGCGGCCTTTGAGTTTTTCACCAAACTCGGTGTTGACTATTACTGCTTTCATGACCGTGACATCGCGCCGGCCGGCGAGACCTTCGCGGCGTCGTGCCGCAACCTGAAGAGCATAGTCGAGCACGCCAAAGCCCTGCAGAAGCAGACCGGCGTGAAACTGCTCTGGGGAACCGCCAATCTCTTTGGCCATCGCATTTTCACCGCCGGGGCCTCGACCAATCCTGACGCCCACGTCTTCGCCCTGGCCGCCGCCCAGGTCAAGAATGCCCTGGATGCCACACTTGCACTCGGAGGCGAAAATTATGTCTTTTGGGGCGGCCGCGAAGGCTATGAATCTCTGCTCAATACAGACCTGAAGCATGAGCAGGAGCAGCTGGCGCGTTTCTTGCATATGGCGGTCGACTATGCCAAAGAGATCGGCTTCAAGGGGCAGTTTCTCATTGAGCCCAAACCCTGCGAACCCACTAAACATCAGTACGATACCGATACCGCAACCACCCTCGCCTTCCTTCGCCAGTATGGGCTCATCGACCATTTCAAGATCAATGTCGAAGCCAACCATGCCACGCTGGCCGGGCATACCTTTGAGCATGAACTCGCCACCGCCTCCATCGCGGGGAAACTGGGCAGTGTGGATGCCAACCGCGGTGACCTTCTCCTCGGCTGGGACACCGACCAATTCCCAACCGACCTCTATAGCACCACGCTGGCGATGCTGGTCATCCTCAAACAGAACGGTCTCGGCAGCGGCGGCCTTAATTTCGATGCCCATGTGCGCCGCAGCTCGATCGACCCCGTCGACCTCTTTCACGCCCACATCGGCGGCATGGATGCCTTCGCACGCGGCCTGCTGATCGCGGATAAGATTATTCAGGACAAAGTGCTGAGTGACTTTGTCGAAGCACGCTACGCCAGCTGGCATTCAGGGATTGGCGCCCGGATCATGTTGGGCCAGGTGGGATTTGCAGAATTGGAAAAATACATTCTTGAACAGGGCATGCCGGTGATGAAGAGCGGCCGCCTCGAGATGCTGGAAAATATCCTCAACGATTATATCTGA
- a CDS encoding DUF5916 domain-containing protein has translation MKRSYSTQALATAPPVIDGRLDDPCWREGSWFDDYVQYMPVEGGKPSQRTALKILYDASNLYVAIRAFDSEPDRIDRRAGRRDDQSAGDVVGLCFDSYLSHLSGFEFDLTAAGTQVDLILMNHNQWDFSWNAVWEGKTALEDSAWTAEMRIPFSQLRYTHKDEQVWGLHAWRWINRLEEEDQFTLIRRNGPGHLYDMGYLRGLKGLPKSRQIEFLPYSYMRLQTFAADDLPASGKNRDWNRSAGLDGKIGIKSNFTVDYTLNPDFGQVEADPSELNLSAFELFYSEKRPFFLENRILFDFQLGEESLFYSRRIGHAPTFEPPVAEGAHLDKPGMTTILAAAKLTGKDRNGLSVGLIEGLTQKEHATLTRADGEHSRITVEPLSNYLVGRLLKEMNEGNTVAGAMLTAVHRQIGERNLLFMNRSAFTGGMDFSHYLARKKYQIEFKVIGSQVSGDVVALQRLQNASARYFQRPDAAHLNFDSTRTTLAGYGGELQFKKSSYGHWRYGTGLAWKSPALELNDLGYLRSADEIGGEIEVAWVESAPGRFFSRYEVEMGMGQRWDFGWTPLALDGDLDVSFTLNNRYSLWGGVERSGRSLDTRLLRGGPALHVQGYWGANGGISTDPGRRLRGSLHYYTHRFDDGRSANTGITPGLSCKITEAIQFTAEMGVSHEKEMLHFMGAPLWQGRPRYLLAALDRRTAEMTLRLDYALSPALTIQYYGSPYISFGGYQSYRRVADPAAAAVDRMAPRLAPGEWHSNRAAGTIEIDENRDGIVDYNLEQPDFNFREFRSNLVLRWEIRPGSALYLVWSHDRSSYQSIGRRDWTYNWNRLLATSGGNLFLAKLSYWFAI, from the coding sequence ATGAAGCGCAGCTACTCAACCCAGGCCCTTGCTACGGCGCCTCCGGTCATCGATGGCCGCCTGGACGATCCGTGCTGGCGGGAAGGCAGCTGGTTTGATGACTACGTACAGTATATGCCGGTCGAGGGCGGTAAACCCAGCCAGCGCACGGCCTTGAAAATCCTCTACGATGCCAGTAATCTTTATGTAGCCATTCGGGCCTTCGACAGCGAGCCGGACAGGATCGATCGCCGCGCCGGGCGACGCGATGATCAGAGCGCCGGTGACGTAGTCGGGCTTTGCTTCGACAGCTATCTCAGCCACCTCAGCGGGTTCGAATTCGATCTCACCGCCGCTGGTACTCAGGTCGATCTTATTCTGATGAATCACAACCAGTGGGATTTCAGCTGGAATGCGGTCTGGGAGGGCAAAACCGCACTGGAAGATTCCGCCTGGACCGCCGAAATGCGCATCCCCTTCAGCCAATTGCGATATACTCACAAGGACGAGCAAGTCTGGGGGCTGCATGCCTGGCGCTGGATCAACCGCCTCGAAGAGGAGGACCAGTTCACGCTCATCCGCCGCAATGGGCCGGGGCATCTCTATGATATGGGCTATTTGCGCGGCCTCAAGGGCCTGCCGAAGAGCCGGCAAATTGAATTCCTACCTTACAGCTATATGCGGTTGCAGACCTTCGCTGCGGATGATCTTCCGGCTTCCGGGAAAAATCGCGATTGGAACCGCAGCGCCGGCCTTGACGGCAAGATCGGGATCAAGAGCAATTTTACCGTCGACTACACCCTTAATCCCGATTTCGGCCAGGTTGAGGCGGACCCTTCCGAACTCAATCTCTCCGCTTTTGAACTTTTTTACAGCGAAAAGCGCCCCTTTTTCCTCGAAAACCGAATCCTGTTCGATTTTCAATTGGGCGAGGAATCCCTCTTCTATTCGCGGCGCATCGGGCACGCCCCCACCTTCGAGCCGCCGGTCGCGGAGGGTGCCCATTTGGACAAGCCGGGAATGACCACCATTCTTGCCGCAGCCAAGTTGACCGGAAAAGACCGTAACGGGCTGTCGGTCGGCCTCATCGAAGGCCTCACTCAAAAGGAGCATGCGACCTTAACCCGTGCTGACGGTGAACATTCGCGCATCACCGTGGAACCCCTGAGCAATTACCTGGTGGGGCGGCTACTCAAGGAGATGAACGAAGGCAACACGGTGGCCGGTGCGATGCTGACCGCTGTTCATCGTCAGATCGGCGAGCGCAACCTGCTTTTCATGAATCGCAGCGCCTTCACGGGCGGCATGGATTTCAGCCACTATCTGGCTCGAAAGAAGTACCAGATTGAGTTTAAAGTGATCGGCAGTCAGGTGAGCGGCGATGTCGTCGCCTTGCAGCGGCTGCAAAACGCCTCGGCGCGCTATTTCCAACGTCCCGATGCCGCGCATCTCAATTTTGATTCCACTCGGACGACGCTTGCTGGGTACGGCGGCGAACTCCAGTTCAAGAAGAGTAGTTATGGCCACTGGCGCTACGGTACTGGTCTCGCTTGGAAATCGCCGGCCCTCGAACTCAACGACCTGGGTTACTTGCGATCAGCCGACGAGATCGGTGGAGAGATCGAAGTCGCGTGGGTGGAGAGCGCTCCGGGACGCTTCTTCAGCCGTTATGAGGTGGAAATGGGGATGGGACAGAGGTGGGATTTTGGCTGGACACCGCTCGCACTCGACGGAGATCTCGACGTCTCGTTCACTTTGAATAACCGCTACAGCCTCTGGGGTGGAGTTGAACGCTCAGGCCGTTCCCTGGACACTCGCCTGCTGCGCGGCGGGCCGGCGTTGCACGTGCAGGGGTATTGGGGTGCCAATGGTGGCATCTCGACCGATCCGGGCCGCAGGTTACGGGGATCCCTCCACTACTATACACACCGTTTTGATGATGGTCGTTCCGCCAACACCGGCATCACCCCTGGCCTCAGCTGCAAGATCACCGAGGCGATCCAGTTCACCGCGGAAATGGGCGTCTCGCACGAGAAGGAGATGCTCCATTTCATGGGCGCGCCGCTTTGGCAGGGACGGCCGCGGTATTTACTGGCCGCGCTTGACCGCAGGACCGCGGAAATGACCCTGCGACTGGATTACGCCCTTTCACCGGCCCTGACCATCCAGTATTATGGCAGCCCCTATATCTCCTTTGGCGGTTATCAGTCCTACCGCAGGGTGGCCGATCCGGCGGCGGCCGCGGTCGACCGGATGGCGCCGCGGCTTGCGCCCGGAGAATGGCACAGCAACCGTGCGGCAGGGACAATCGAGATCGATGAAAACCGCGACGGGATTGTGGACTATAATCTCGAACAACCCGATTTTAATTTCCGCGAGTTCCGCTCCAATCTGGTGCTTCGCTGGGAGATACGCCCCGGATCGGCTCTGTACCTGGTCTGGAGCCACGATCGCAGTTCGTACCAGAGTATCGGGCGTCGGGATTGGACCTATAACTGGAACCGTTTGCTGGCGACGTCCGGCGGCAATCTTTTTCTGGCCAAACTGAGCTACTGGTTCGCGATCTGA
- a CDS encoding sialate O-acetylesterase yields the protein MKDLVNGLIMIAFLSTAAVTGALEWPALLGDHMVLQQKQPVALWGKAAPGEQITLNASWGAKAAAVAGTDGVWRARLQTPSAGGPYSLTASTASGSKTFKDILIGEVWLCSGQSNMEMPLAGWPPGDPIANSEAEIAAADNPQIRLFTVDKATSATPLSDCRGEWQVCSPATAASFSATAYFFGRTLQKELNTPIGLIHSSWGGTPAEAWTSAECLKTMPEYARVLDQITESQAAMKARQQWLEGHPAFSVTDKPASDRFIGLDFGDDICCAVGLDDAKWGRMTLPVAWENTEMGQFDGVVWFRKTVEVPADWVGRNLVVELGPIDDMDVAWFNGERIGGMEQPGLWQAKRIYKVASELVRPGRNLIAVRVIDTQGGGGLYGGADQLKLYPEDNPEGSLSLAGEWRFLPVAEYQNSRFYQLKVAEADFFSRPKVTVEISANTPTFLYNAMIAPLVPYTIRGAIWYQGESNAGRPREYRTLFPLMIDCWRQQWGGKPFPFYFVQIAPYDYGVATRSQELREAQMLTLRHPRTGMAVTLDIAAPSIHPPNKQEVGKRLALWALAKDYGRKLVCSGPIYKKMAVKGNKIILSFDYTGSGLKAGSAGLTGFEIAGADQHFVPAQATLSGKRVVVSSPQVSRPVAVRYAWSNLATASLFNLENLPASSFRTDDWK from the coding sequence ATGAAAGACCTCGTAAATGGATTGATCATGATTGCCTTTCTTAGCACGGCCGCTGTAACAGGAGCACTCGAATGGCCTGCCCTGCTGGGCGATCATATGGTGCTTCAGCAGAAACAACCGGTTGCTCTCTGGGGCAAGGCTGCGCCGGGAGAACAGATCACCCTAAATGCGAGCTGGGGAGCCAAAGCCGCGGCAGTGGCCGGCACGGACGGCGTGTGGCGGGCCAGGCTGCAGACACCATCAGCTGGCGGCCCCTATTCCCTGACGGCCTCCACCGCTTCCGGCAGCAAGACCTTCAAGGACATTCTGATCGGCGAGGTTTGGCTTTGCTCGGGCCAGTCCAATATGGAGATGCCGCTGGCCGGCTGGCCGCCCGGCGACCCCATCGCCAATTCTGAGGCTGAAATCGCAGCGGCCGATAATCCCCAGATCCGCCTCTTTACAGTTGATAAAGCCACCTCCGCAACACCGCTCAGTGACTGCCGCGGCGAGTGGCAGGTCTGCTCCCCCGCTACCGCCGCATCTTTCAGCGCCACCGCCTACTTTTTCGGACGGACCCTGCAGAAAGAATTGAATACCCCGATCGGCCTGATTCACTCCAGTTGGGGCGGCACACCCGCCGAAGCTTGGACCAGCGCTGAATGCCTCAAGACCATGCCCGAGTACGCCCGCGTTCTGGACCAGATCACGGAGAGCCAGGCTGCGATGAAGGCGCGGCAGCAATGGCTTGAAGGCCACCCGGCTTTTTCAGTGACCGACAAACCGGCAAGTGACCGTTTCATCGGCCTCGATTTCGGAGATGATATCTGCTGCGCCGTCGGTCTTGACGATGCCAAATGGGGCCGAATGACGCTGCCTGTCGCCTGGGAGAACACCGAGATGGGCCAGTTCGATGGTGTGGTCTGGTTCCGCAAAACCGTCGAGGTGCCGGCAGACTGGGTGGGCCGGAACCTGGTCGTCGAACTGGGCCCGATCGATGATATGGATGTGGCCTGGTTCAACGGCGAACGCATCGGTGGTATGGAACAACCCGGCCTGTGGCAGGCTAAGCGTATCTACAAGGTCGCATCAGAACTCGTGAGACCTGGACGCAACCTGATCGCGGTCCGCGTCATCGACACCCAGGGCGGTGGCGGCCTATATGGTGGGGCCGATCAGCTCAAGCTCTATCCCGAAGATAATCCGGAAGGTTCGCTCTCCCTAGCGGGCGAGTGGCGCTTCCTCCCGGTGGCCGAATACCAGAACAGCCGGTTTTACCAGCTGAAGGTGGCTGAAGCCGACTTTTTCTCGCGACCTAAAGTGACGGTTGAAATCTCAGCCAACACCCCCACCTTTCTCTATAATGCGATGATCGCTCCACTGGTGCCCTATACCATTCGCGGCGCCATCTGGTATCAGGGTGAATCCAATGCCGGCCGGCCCCGCGAATATCGCACCCTCTTCCCGCTGATGATTGACTGCTGGCGGCAGCAGTGGGGCGGCAAGCCGTTTCCCTTCTATTTCGTCCAGATTGCCCCTTATGATTATGGCGTGGCTACACGGTCCCAGGAACTGCGCGAAGCGCAGATGCTGACCCTGCGTCATCCCAGGACCGGCATGGCGGTCACCCTTGACATTGCGGCTCCGAGCATCCATCCCCCCAACAAGCAGGAGGTAGGCAAACGCCTCGCCCTCTGGGCGCTGGCGAAGGATTATGGCCGCAAGCTGGTTTGCTCCGGACCGATCTACAAAAAGATGGCGGTGAAAGGAAACAAAATCATCCTCTCCTTTGATTATACCGGAAGCGGTCTGAAAGCGGGCAGCGCGGGGCTCACCGGTTTTGAAATCGCTGGTGCGGATCAGCATTTCGTCCCTGCGCAGGCGACCCTTTCCGGAAAGCGGGTTGTCGTCTCTTCACCGCAAGTGTCCCGGCCGGTTGCTGTCCGTTATGCCTGGAGCAATTTGGCCACTGCCTCACTTTTTAACCTCGAGAATCTGCCGGCTTCCTCGTTCAGGACGGACGACTGGAAGTAA